A region of the Carya illinoinensis cultivar Pawnee chromosome 16, C.illinoinensisPawnee_v1, whole genome shotgun sequence genome:
TATGCCACATCCTACATAATAGgatgaaaataagataagagtGTAGTGTATATTCTAAAAATTGCTCAAAgacaaaacatttttcaatttcaagtttttaaatttttcatttgattatttcgtaatcattatttaaataaaaaaatcaatataactttattaaacttccgaacaaaatacaaaaaaatattacaaaatttttaaatttcaaaataaaaataatattaaaaaaattattttcaaactacactttaacttaataatatatttatttaattttctctttcttattttttaaaatttaataaaatatcataactcaaactattttattattattcataaaattttgaaatagtcTACAAACAAGTCCTAATCTAACGTAACAACGATGGAGTGTCACATTAGAATGAAAAGTAATGTTAGGTATGCAAGTTCGGTGTAAgtcttttgaaaaagaaatcactattaaaaatatagattttaaagtCAAAGCGATTGAGAAAATACAATGCtactctcattttttattttatcattttcaatcatACTCATCGATATAAGACATTTTAAATGGCTGCATATGTCAATCACtcaaataaaaagttgaataaaatacaaaatatcaGCCAAATGATCaaagataaaatgatttaagataaaatatatatatatatatgcaacaaGAAATATCTTAAATCAATAAATGATAAGAATTACtggtttttcaactttttataaaagttaaacTTGTCTCAAcctattacatatatttaaacacatatctcaatctattttatacattcaaatatgagaaaaaatatttacaataatGAATTGTGTAACTGTCGCGTAATcactttgaaataaataaataaaatatagaatttacataaaaaataataattttttaataatagatcttactatttttcaaatctaTTACAAGACAATTATACAATTcacaattttatataaaattaatttataaataattaatttaaataatttaaaatcattttaacgttcaaacgtgaCATAGTTATCAAGACTTACATATATTCTAGCACGATACAACAGTAAGATAACAAGATGGTCATGGCCCATGGCCCATGGGACTGGGACATATCACCTACCTCTGACTTTTCACGACTCTGTCCTGGTTTCTGTGGGCCTTTCTTTTATCTTATCCGACCCTTGATAATAGGCACCCTTTGTTGCCTTGAATTAAAATGTGATGCGAAAACACAATGTTTGTGTttgcaaaacaagaaaaaaaacatcaacTTTTATTATGGGTGTTTGGTTATGGGGATGGTACCTAAAACAAAGGGGACAAGATAGACACCACTAACTACAAGGGCCACTCTCGCTGAATTTTCGTTGGTACTAAAAGTTGTTTGGCCCTTGCAATAATATTACGCAAGAATGGGAAATCTTACATATTTATATTCAGACCACTTGAACTAATATTcagcaaaaaaaattattacatttatttattattaaaaaatataaaataagtacCATCAGACTACAGTTGCATTTAAATAGTGAGGTGATCTCAGATATTCtgtgaataataaaaaagtaatgataaaatattaaatagtagtaaattatagtaaaaaataatgaaaaataataaataataatagagtattgTCATAAGAATACTCTACCATGTAAACTAATCCTACAACACCATCAAGAGGAGGGCACTCTCGtaaattacatatataaaagGTGGTCATCCAACTcaaaagagatagagatatgAAGAagatcttataatatttattaagtatttaatattattcaagaaTTTGTTTAGTCTAGCTATAAATATTGTGAGATTCACTTTATGTGTCTATTTCTGTCTTACTTTAAATATTAAGTAAGGTAAAAAACTCTATATGAGAATTCAAATAATTCATACAGAACAAACTCCAAACTGAGGGACCGTAGCaaaattacttaaaatgaagattttaaaaaaaatagtaattctAGATACAGTCATGGGTTATGCAAACACTCtgtactcattttaaaaaagagtaggtttattatttaaaaattaattttttcatgtaaatcttatatttattaacttttttcaaaagaattaaatGGCGTTTGCGTAATccataactgtaaatatcatttctgttaaaacaaaaaggataaTAGccaactatttttattttctgggcATAAAGGGTTGCCAACTAAGTTGAACTAACTCCTGATATTATTCTCACCACACTTGTTAGTGGACGAGGACATGATACTTTTAATAAGGAAAAAACCAATTGGATAAAACAGGTCGTAAGGTAGCAAAGTAGCAATTTTGATGCTTGTCACCAGGTATGCAACTTGGTTCAATCCAGACTAACTAATGTTAAAGGTTTGAAGCCTCACATTGGAGTTAGGCTTtaggtggagagagagagagagagagagagagagagagagagagagagaggtaagaAGCAGCAGTCCATAACAGGCTAGTAGCTCTACCGCTTGGTAACAATTAGTATGATCAATTTTTGGGCAGTACCACCATTGAATTTGTGTAATTACTTCATACTCAAAACGTATAtcaaatttcatattaattGGATCTCATTTACCATAGCACCCATAAGTTCATTGCTTTGGACATAAATTCATTCTTAGAATATACTGTTGTTATATAGATAAGAGTAGTGTTACAtgtacttatatttttattaacacttttacttacaatatttattttgttagtttttttcgaaattaaaatttcatgattttcagTATATCGACAACTGATCACATGTGaagaaataagttttttataagtttttcttaaatacatttaacattttcttataaagaaatactttaaccaaaaagagattatgaaaaagtaaactcacaaaatgACATGATTTCATGtggtacgttagattgtaaagttacttttatcaTAAGTAAATCTAACGAATCACATGAAGTTATGTcactttgtagatttatttttatttaattcttttgtaTCTATAGCACTTCTCtagtatataacaaaaaaaaaaaaaagtgaagtacCTACTAAAAAcaactacattttttttttctcagctctcgataaagaaaaatgttatttatcatcctcacaccaCACACTAAcatataatttgtaatttttatttatttatttaaacaaatatatttatacatcaatgtgtttaaatagaaatataaaaataacaaattacataTTCGTGTGTAGTAGAgaggatgataagtaaaattctTCCTCAACAGATGTTCAAATTTATTGGTAACTTGGGTAGGTAAGCCAATAGCCGAGACCATTCTCACTGCAGCCATTTAGCAGAAGCAATGGGAATACAAACTCCTTCCAGATGTCtatgaatataattataagtgcagttaaaaagaaaaaaataaagcccTAAATAAATGTACCATTTGGTTTGgatataagaaatattttatttttttttatcattataaattttcaaattctcacacaaaatataataaataatttaatttttttaaatcttaaaataataataatattaaaaaaataatattttaataatattttattcaattttcaactcttatttcaactcactatccaaaccgtaCCAATTTCATGTTTACTTTCAACTTTTCTATCCTTTTCTATCCCGAGTAATGATAGACCTGTAACTCTTTTACAATTCATTTCACAATCAACCAATACAAACATGCCACTTCAATCAAAATGAAATCCATTTTTGTACTAAATTAGCCTTCATTTAATATAGAGTTGTAAATGAGTTGTCAGATCAATTTTCAGTGTGTCTGGTTGTCTTTCCTTAGGTTGGCCATTTCTGAAGGAGAACGTAAAGCAGAAAGAATGCACAAGAAGTTTTTATCCACTGCTTAATAGAGCAATAATCAAGTACTACAAAAGCATTCgtccaaaagaaaagaagaaaaatacacAAGTTCGGAAGAAATACAAGTAGCTCACAACAAACAAGAACCGGCAGAAAGAGCTCCATTCTTCTCCTAGAAGATAGGATGAGAAAACCAGTTTCCTACCTTTGGTTTTCCTTAAAATTAGTCTCCTATTCCTGCCTCAGTATAAAATGCCACCTAAATCTGTATACCTTTGCTCTAACCTGGTATACATAGTTGCCACAACCTTGCTAGAATAGACTTCCTGGCCAATGACCTTGCTGATGTTGGACATACtgctaaaaaatacataaatttactTCGGAAAAAGATTCCCTAAAGTTCTCTCCCTCACTTGAGGCCAGAACTTGAGGGAATCTCGATCCATTTACCTCCTGCTGAAATGGGTTATACACAAATGCTATCTGTATTGCCTCTAGGAAGATCTAGAATGCCATAAAGCACAGATACTTCATAAAATTTCTCTTTCTGTCAACAGCAGCCCTGTTTTCCCCTTCTGGAGCTTCTATATTGCAATTCAGTGATGCGGCCACATCGCGAGAATTTGATGATGGACCTTCATTCCCAAAATTTGTCTTCTGATTTTTTCCGGTATGATTGAAAATGTTATCTATGACTTGATTGCATGCTGCTGATTCAGGACTAAAACAATCAGTATTGAGGATTTCTTCAGGTGCCAACATGTTTCTTCCACCAGTAACAAGAGATCCTACAGagcaaacataaaaaaaattaaccaatGTATATGCCCACCAAAATTGTTAGAGAGAACAGCAGCATAAATTGAGGGTAGGAGGATTCTGTGTTTACAGAAATGGAAGAAAACTTCACAAAAACACAGGTGTAAGCATGGacttttttattggcaccgggcgTCTGAGAGCAGCGTTCAGACTAATTCTTTGGGTGCAGAGGCCCTCGGCAATGAGTTTTTCGCAAGTGCATCTTAGGTAATTTAAGGGAAAAATCCACCAGTTCGATGGCCCCTAGGAATTGTTTGTTCCCAAGAAGAttcgaaccttagacctggagggagcataccaccaagccAAAGGCCTTACCACTCCAAGCCTTAGGGGTTAGTGTAAGCATGGATGTTAATTGTGACAAGAAACTTGTCTAGAAACACAAGAATTTCAGCACTAACTAATAGATGGTAACACTGCAATAGATCACACACCTACTTAGCatgcattgaaaaaaaaaaaggatttgaaatcTCAATCTCACCAAAAGCACATTTATCTGTCTCACTTGACATCCCAATGAGATCTACAAGAAATGGCTCAAATAGGGCACAGGAAGCCTAGTTGCTGTGGACAAGTACTTGGATTTAGCGAAAGACCAGAGTCCTAAACCTCAGGCTATCAAACAGTACTACATTATGAATTCGACATATTCGTGCTTTATGGTTTAACTACAAGTTGAGGAAATTAGAACTAAGAATGTATTTTGTTTCTCGAGCATACCAAGAAAACTTGTccttaactaaattttaaaggTCATACTTGATCTTTAGGTTCCAACCAGAAAACTGTGTCATCAAAGACTAAAAGGCAACAAAATTTGACCTAAAATATTTCATAGACAACAAGAATGATATCTAAAGGTCACACGACAGAGAAGAAATTTCcagttataaaaaagaaatgaaaagaaaagaaatatactTGCTACACATCAAATAGCCTAAGCAATTATGCCACATTCCAAAGCGCGATGTTTCACCAAAATCAAAACTCACAAATCTGAAAACCATGTGACTGCTAAGGTTAAGGTAGAGCATATAAATAACCAATAAAATCCTCTATGATAAACGCCATAATCCCATATTTAAAGGAATTACCCTATGTCCATTTTTATTTCGAGaaatataataacaataacaattATAATCAAGACACCAATAGATAATGTGAAACAGAAGACTGGTTAAATTATTGACAGACCTGAACTGGGTGGAAACACGATGCCCTCTTCTGGTCTGAGTGATGAAGAGACAGCGAATTTCAAACCTACATCCTTCTGGCTATCTCCAAGGTCTTGCAACAAAGCCAATGAATCAAAACATTCACCTGATGACATGGTCACGCAACTGGAATTTTCTGAACTTGAAGAAGGTGATGCTGGATTATCAAGATCCAATAATTCCATGTAATCACCTTCAGAAAGGTAACCTACTTCAGGCAGATTTTCTTGCCAAGGCTCTGGAAATCTCTCTGCCAAAGCCAATCTGCTCGT
Encoded here:
- the LOC122298693 gene encoding NAC domain-containing protein 79-like, with amino-acid sequence MSSPAVASRGDLKSNCTVEELFLSFEKMISGSQFPSNVLPDVNPFLYRPSNLPVGFWLFFCSEEINDKLGFWKTKEHACEIFSNSIITGLRTTLEFYEGQAPHGCKTDWLMHKYRILQREPCEGSEAKEASFLCRVFLGGEQSPNHEMEQKLASTGIQSENYVHPAKSVAAESSIGQSSTNKPQVVEDDSTSRLALAERFPEPWQENLPEVGYLSEGDYMELLDLDNPASPSSSSENSSCVTMSSGECFDSLALLQDLGDSQKDVGLKFAVSSSLRPEEGIVFPPSSGSLVTGGRNMLAPEEILNTDCFSPESAACNQVIDNIFNHTGKNQKTNFGNEGPSSNSRDVAASLNCNIEAPEGENRAAVDRKRNFMKYLCFMAF